ATTCTAGTTGCCGGGCTCCTTGCGCCTCCGGTGGGTGCCGAGGCGGTCAAAGAGCTCGTCGACCCTTCTGTTCCCTCCTTTGACGCGTTGGATGAAACCTACCTTTTGGGCCCCGGTGATGAAGTGGATGTCTTTATCTACCAGCATGCGGATCTTTCCCGGGCAGTGAAGGTGCGCCGGGACGGGAAAATCTCCTATCCGCTTGCAGGCGAGATTTTGGCGGACGGGCGGAGCCTGGAGCAGCTGGGCCAGGACCTGTCTGAACGGATTTCAAAGACCGTTCGGGACCCGCAGATCACTGTCATGCTCAAAACCATGCGCACAGAGCAAATTTTGATTATGGGCGAGGTCATCAGCCCGGGCCTGATGACCATGGAAGAAGAGCCGATCAGCGCACTTATGGCCATCGGCAAGGCCCAGGGCTGGACAGGTTCCGCAGTGCTCAACAGCACGATTATCGTGCGGCGCCTGCACTCGCAGCGGCCGCAAGTGGCGCGGCTTCGCCTTTGGGATGCCATCCGGCACGGGGCCGTGGAGAACGATATCCTTCTGCAGCCCGGGGATATTGTGTACGTGCCGAAGAGCTTTATTGCGGATGTGATGGATTTTCTCGCGCAGCTGCATGTATCCCCGAGTGTGACACCACGGGCTGATTTCAGATATATCCGGATCGGCGGGTCCAGTACCTATAACGCCAACGTGAACGTGCAATAAGGAGTGGACATGGCCCAGATGGCGGGAACGATTAACGGGAACGGCAACGACAAGACGAGCCTGAGGGATATCCTCCGGATTCTGTTCGGCTACAAAGGCGTCATCCTTCTGCTCTTTTTTGCTGTCGCGTTGAGCTCCTGGGGTTTGAGCTATTTGGTGGATCCCGTTTACGAAGCTTATACGCTTGTGCTGGTGGAACAGCGGGGCCGCCCTTCCGTATTCAAAAAGTATGACCAGCCGGGAATTCCCGCGGACTTGGATCCTTCCATGCCGCCCATGGATGCCATCGACAATCAAGCCGAAATTATGGTCAGCCGGGTTGTTCTTTCGCAGACTGTGGAAAAGCTCAACTTGGATAAGCTTTTGGGACTCCCCAGCAGCGAGGCTGCCGTTGGATATTTAGAGGCCCGTGTAAAAGCGAAACGTGTTCCCAATACCATGATCGTGCGCCTGAGCGTGGAGAATACGGACCCGTCCTTGGCTGCCAAGATCGCCAACACCATTTCTGCAGTGTTTCTCCGTTATTCGGCCGATATGCGCCGTGACGATATCGCGGCCACTCAAGATTTCTTGAGGGGGCGCGTGAGCCAGTTGGGGAGTGAACTCCAGGATTATTACGATTCCCTGGGCGCCCTGAAGGCGGACGAGGGGATCGTGGAGGTGGAGACCCAGATCAAACAGGCCATTGCTTCGCGTGAGGATTACCAAAGGCAACTGGACGAATCCGTCTCCCGTTTGAATCAGTTGAATATGCAGATCAGCCGGATCGACGATATCCTGGCCAAGCCTGAGGACCACATCCCCGGCTATAAGGAC
This window of the Candidatus Omnitrophota bacterium genome carries:
- a CDS encoding polysaccharide biosynthesis/export family protein, with the translated sequence MTIRKLRIFVLAILVAGLLAPPVGAEAVKELVDPSVPSFDALDETYLLGPGDEVDVFIYQHADLSRAVKVRRDGKISYPLAGEILADGRSLEQLGQDLSERISKTVRDPQITVMLKTMRTEQILIMGEVISPGLMTMEEEPISALMAIGKAQGWTGSAVLNSTIIVRRLHSQRPQVARLRLWDAIRHGAVENDILLQPGDIVYVPKSFIADVMDFLAQLHVSPSVTPRADFRYIRIGGSSTYNANVNVQ